In the Opitutales bacterium genome, one interval contains:
- the pheA gene encoding prephenate dehydratase — protein MDIDEQLAGLRQNIDRIDNEIIERLNERVRLASEVGKIKHREGGAIYVPSREELIFEKLSNINKGPLPQDAIRSIWREIISASISLEKKLVIAYLGPEATYTHQAALKNFGSSLDYRPMKTIPDVILEVERGEADYGVFPIENSTGGVVNQSQEMLVDSEAKIIAQVFLRVEHCLLSDQPLEKITRIFSKDQAFSQCRDWLRRNVPDAEYLEVESTAKGVQMTKETEGGAAIASELAGEMNGVAVAARCIQDRVDNSTRFLVIGKSKTPALGKGRDRTSIVFSINDEVGALQTALDTISKRGINMCKIESCPTRRKSWDYFFFVDFIGHIDEPEVQDVVRELEARCQFVHWLGSYPDVRVV, from the coding sequence ATGGATATTGATGAACAGCTAGCTGGACTACGCCAGAATATCGACCGAATCGACAACGAGATCATCGAGCGGCTCAACGAACGCGTGCGCCTCGCTAGTGAGGTCGGGAAAATTAAACACCGCGAAGGGGGCGCAATTTATGTGCCGAGTCGTGAGGAGCTCATTTTTGAAAAGCTGTCCAATATCAATAAGGGACCGTTGCCTCAGGACGCTATCCGATCGATTTGGCGGGAGATCATTTCTGCATCAATCTCACTGGAGAAAAAACTGGTGATCGCTTACTTAGGGCCGGAGGCAACTTACACCCATCAGGCAGCATTGAAGAACTTTGGCTCATCGCTGGATTACCGCCCGATGAAAACGATTCCGGATGTAATTCTAGAGGTGGAGCGGGGTGAGGCAGATTATGGGGTATTCCCTATCGAAAATTCGACAGGCGGGGTCGTGAACCAGTCCCAGGAAATGCTGGTTGATAGTGAGGCCAAGATCATAGCCCAGGTGTTTCTCCGCGTGGAGCACTGTTTGTTGAGTGATCAACCGTTAGAAAAGATCACCCGGATTTTTTCTAAGGATCAGGCCTTTAGCCAATGCCGTGATTGGTTGCGCCGCAACGTGCCCGATGCCGAGTACCTGGAAGTCGAGAGCACAGCCAAGGGGGTTCAGATGACGAAAGAAACCGAAGGGGGTGCAGCGATCGCTAGTGAGCTTGCCGGTGAGATGAACGGAGTCGCGGTGGCTGCACGCTGTATCCAGGACCGTGTTGACAATAGCACCCGCTTTTTGGTGATCGGTAAAAGTAAGACCCCCGCCTTGGGTAAGGGTCGCGACCGGACAAGTATCGTATTTTCGATAAATGATGAAGTCGGCGCCCTGCAAACCGCGCTTGATACCATCTCAAAACGTGGAATCAATATGTGTAAGATTGAGTCGTGCCCAACGCGTCGGAAGTCTTGGGACTATTTCTTCTTTGTAGATTTTATCGGTCATATCGATGAGCCAGAAGTGCAGGATGTGGTGCGCGAGCTCGAAGCACGGTGTCAGTTTGTACATTGGCTGGGGAGTTATCCCGATGTGCGTGTAGTTTGA
- a CDS encoding Arc family DNA-binding protein, protein MNITLKNVPEDLHDQLKKFAQKDGRSMNRTAIMLLQEQLSVPSNQNSKLLQRIRERRDRLPVLLDEAFIEKAKAQGRK, encoded by the coding sequence GTGAACATCACTCTCAAAAATGTCCCCGAAGATCTGCACGACCAGCTAAAGAAATTTGCTCAGAAAGATGGGCGCAGCATGAACCGTACTGCTATCATGTTGCTACAGGAACAGTTGAGTGTCCCAAGCAATCAGAATTCTAAACTCCTTCAGCGTATTCGAGAAAGGCGAGATAGGCTCCCGGTATTGCTCGATGAAGCTTTCATTGAAAAAGCGAAAGCGCAGGGAAGGAAATGA
- a CDS encoding ATP-dependent DNA ligase: protein MQRFVELFLALDRSNKSKDKTEALTAFFLESPAADAAWGLYFLSGKKLPAIAKSSQLRAWAADISGLPSWLIERCYETAGDLAETLALLLPTNELDSATDDSLTTVVENLLMPLAARDDASRRQAIVSFWQTHDSDARFVFNKLMTGGLRVGVSRTTVEKAVAQALDLEPTQVAHRLMGHWEPTEAFWHGLASEDASNDPARPYPFYLASPIEERSVPRDGQQEMDWSDRLRDLGSIEDWALEWKWDGIRAQLIRRHDTIILWSRGEEMINDSFPEIIEAAHSLPEGTVIDGEILVWSQKGLHPFADLQKRIGRKQISDAIRTKLPTCFLAYDLLEHSGEDVRIQPHTERHALLETLLNTWEPPRDVGGAGEQLDFFESISDSMSEICPALRLSNPVGVTSWDAAQELQAQSREFGVEGFILKRKDAPYKQGRIRGDWWKWKIDPYTIDCVMLNAQAGHGRRAGLYTDFTFGVWHGDEIVPITKAYSGLTDKEFRAVDTWIKSHTTARRGPIRMVEPELVFEIAFEGLQRSSRHKSGIAFRFPRIARWRTDKTPQDATTLEEVERLLEGTEVVRQMN from the coding sequence ATGCAGCGTTTTGTTGAGCTTTTCCTAGCCCTGGACCGGTCCAACAAATCTAAGGATAAAACAGAGGCACTTACAGCTTTCTTTCTTGAAAGCCCAGCAGCGGATGCGGCTTGGGGGCTCTACTTCCTGTCGGGCAAGAAACTACCGGCGATCGCCAAGTCTAGCCAACTGCGCGCCTGGGCTGCTGATATTTCTGGACTGCCCAGCTGGCTCATCGAGCGGTGTTATGAAACCGCGGGCGATTTGGCTGAAACTCTGGCACTGCTACTCCCAACAAATGAGTTGGATAGCGCGACGGACGATTCACTTACCACGGTTGTCGAAAATCTGCTCATGCCGCTCGCCGCACGCGACGACGCTTCACGCCGCCAAGCCATTGTAAGCTTCTGGCAGACCCATGACTCCGATGCGCGCTTTGTATTTAACAAGCTCATGACTGGCGGCCTGCGCGTCGGAGTGAGCCGAACGACAGTCGAAAAGGCGGTGGCCCAAGCTCTAGACCTAGAGCCCACTCAGGTGGCCCATCGCCTTATGGGGCACTGGGAACCTACAGAAGCATTCTGGCATGGACTCGCGTCCGAGGATGCATCCAACGACCCAGCGCGCCCCTATCCGTTTTATCTTGCTAGCCCTATTGAGGAACGCTCCGTGCCGCGCGATGGCCAACAAGAGATGGATTGGTCCGACCGACTACGCGATTTGGGAAGCATCGAAGACTGGGCCCTCGAGTGGAAATGGGACGGTATTCGCGCTCAGCTCATCCGGCGACACGACACGATCATTCTGTGGTCCCGGGGTGAGGAAATGATCAACGACAGTTTCCCAGAAATCATCGAGGCAGCTCATTCACTCCCAGAAGGAACGGTAATCGATGGTGAAATTCTGGTATGGAGCCAAAAGGGACTTCATCCCTTCGCGGACCTCCAAAAGCGGATTGGGCGTAAGCAGATCAGCGACGCTATCCGAACGAAGTTGCCGACTTGCTTCCTCGCCTACGACCTACTGGAGCATTCGGGCGAAGACGTGCGCATCCAACCTCACACCGAACGCCATGCTCTTTTAGAAACTTTGCTCAATACCTGGGAGCCGCCGCGAGATGTGGGTGGAGCGGGCGAACAGTTGGATTTTTTTGAATCGATCTCAGATTCTATGTCCGAGATTTGCCCAGCACTGCGCCTATCAAATCCTGTGGGGGTCACATCCTGGGATGCGGCGCAAGAACTTCAGGCACAGAGCCGAGAGTTCGGCGTCGAAGGCTTCATTCTGAAACGCAAAGATGCCCCCTATAAACAGGGCCGTATCCGCGGCGATTGGTGGAAGTGGAAGATCGATCCATACACGATTGACTGCGTCATGCTCAACGCTCAGGCCGGCCATGGGCGTCGCGCTGGCCTCTACACAGATTTTACCTTTGGCGTCTGGCACGGAGACGAAATCGTCCCCATCACCAAGGCCTACTCCGGGCTAACCGACAAAGAATTCCGTGCCGTCGATACATGGATTAAATCGCACACCACCGCGCGCCGCGGCCCTATCCGCATGGTTGAACCTGAACTGGTGTTTGAGATAGCTTTTGAAGGTCTCCAGCGTTCATCGCGACATAAATCAGGCATCGCCTTCCGCTTTCCACGCATCGCCCGCTGGCGAACCGATAAGACACCTCAAGATGCTACGACCTTAGAAGAGGTCGAACGTTTGCTGGAAGGTACTGAGGTCGTTCGGCAGATGAATTAA
- a CDS encoding type II toxin-antitoxin system VapC family toxin: MIVVDTNVIAYLILPCKYTEAVERLRSTDDEWIAPDLWIHEMLSILVQNERHGQLESSDCMEILEDALALMKENTHTVAPEKTLRVATQTNCSAYDSQFIALARDFELKLYTFDRKVLRSCPDIAIKPE; encoded by the coding sequence ATGATCGTCGTCGATACTAACGTAATCGCCTATCTGATATTACCCTGCAAATATACCGAAGCAGTAGAGAGGTTGCGATCGACTGATGATGAATGGATCGCCCCTGATCTCTGGATTCACGAGATGCTGAGTATCCTCGTCCAAAACGAAAGGCATGGCCAATTGGAATCTTCAGATTGTATGGAAATCCTCGAGGATGCTCTAGCACTCATGAAGGAAAATACGCACACCGTGGCTCCAGAAAAAACACTACGAGTCGCGACACAAACAAACTGTTCTGCTTACGACTCCCAATTCATCGCATTGGCGCGTGATTTTGAGCTCAAGCTATACACTTTTGATCGAAAAGTACTTCGAAGCTGCCCAGACATCGCGATCAAACCTGAATAA
- the hemL gene encoding glutamate-1-semialdehyde 2,1-aminomutase — protein sequence MKISDSLFARAQSVIPGGVNSPVRAFRSVGGTPFFTERADGATLTTVDGDQLVDFVCTWGPAIHGHNPEPVRIAVAHALEKGTSFGTPNPDEVPMAEFIVKHVPSVEKVRMCNSGTEATMSCIRLARGFTGRDKIIKFSGCYHGHVDSLLVSAGSGALTLGNPDSAGIPKSFAAETIVLPYNDFDALDTAFAEYPDQIAGIIVEAYPANCSLVLPKPGYMQKLRDACSTQGALLIMDEVMTGFRIALGGVQEKEQITPDLTAMGKIIGGGLPVGAFGGRKDIMAHLAPEGPVYQAGTLSGNPLAMAAGLASIEKLRDEQPYRLLDTLGKQIQSAVLDAASVKGLPVQVPQTGSMFAILFTDKPVDSFDVVLGSDADRFKQLFHACLKRGVYLPPSAFETCFISTAHAQGAIDQACDVIGDAIRDI from the coding sequence ATGAAAATCTCTGATTCGCTCTTTGCCCGTGCTCAATCCGTTATTCCCGGCGGTGTCAATTCCCCTGTCCGCGCCTTCCGCAGCGTTGGCGGCACACCTTTCTTCACTGAGCGTGCCGACGGCGCGACGTTGACGACGGTGGATGGCGATCAGCTTGTCGATTTTGTCTGCACCTGGGGACCGGCAATCCATGGACATAATCCAGAGCCTGTGCGCATTGCTGTCGCCCATGCCCTGGAAAAGGGAACGAGCTTCGGCACCCCCAATCCCGACGAAGTGCCCATGGCTGAGTTTATCGTCAAACATGTGCCCTCCGTCGAAAAAGTTCGCATGTGCAATAGCGGCACCGAAGCAACCATGTCCTGCATCCGCCTCGCACGGGGATTTACCGGGCGCGACAAGATCATAAAATTTTCTGGATGCTACCATGGCCATGTCGACAGCTTACTTGTCTCAGCGGGATCGGGCGCATTGACGTTAGGTAATCCAGACAGCGCTGGCATACCCAAGAGCTTCGCGGCAGAAACCATTGTCCTTCCCTACAACGATTTCGATGCCCTGGATACCGCCTTCGCAGAATACCCAGACCAAATAGCGGGGATAATCGTGGAAGCTTACCCCGCCAATTGCTCACTCGTCTTACCCAAGCCTGGCTACATGCAAAAGCTCCGGGATGCCTGCAGCACTCAAGGCGCGTTGCTCATTATGGATGAGGTGATGACTGGATTTCGCATTGCCCTCGGCGGCGTCCAGGAGAAAGAGCAGATTACACCCGACCTTACAGCGATGGGCAAAATCATAGGAGGTGGCCTACCCGTGGGGGCCTTTGGCGGACGCAAAGACATCATGGCTCACCTCGCCCCTGAGGGTCCGGTCTACCAAGCCGGCACACTCAGCGGTAACCCGCTCGCGATGGCCGCGGGACTCGCGTCGATCGAAAAACTCCGCGATGAGCAGCCTTACCGCCTGCTCGATACACTCGGTAAACAAATCCAGTCTGCCGTGCTCGACGCCGCTTCTGTAAAAGGCTTGCCGGTTCAAGTGCCTCAGACCGGTTCGATGTTCGCTATCTTATTTACCGATAAACCGGTCGATTCCTTCGACGTCGTGCTGGGGAGTGATGCGGACAGGTTCAAACAACTCTTTCATGCCTGTCTCAAGCGCGGTGTCTACCTGCCTCCGTCGGCTTTCGAGACCTGCTTCATCTCTACCGCACACGCCCAAGGCGCTATCGATCAAGCCTGCGACGTCATCGGCGACGCGATTCGAGATATATGA